In the genome of Yersinia enterocolitica, the window CGACGGCACTTAGCGTGGTGGCTTCGCCCAAACGATAGTGGCACTGGGTATCGTTAGCCTGTTGAAACAGTTGCATAGCATTGGCTAAGTTGGCTGCCTGTTTAAGTAACAAGGGTTGGCGATTTCGTTTATGGAACTCTTCGGTTAACAGCGTTTGTGTACTTTCAAGTAGCAGAATGTCGATGTCGGGTCGCCAGGTAAAGGGATGATGATTTTGCGCGGTCTGGTGATCAAAAAGGGTGAGATCTTTAAATATCGTGCTGTCGGTGGGTTCAACTGCCACGCAGAGTTTGGCCAGTGATTCGTCACTCAGTGATTTACCCAGTAAGCGGCTGGTCGCGATAGCTGTTGCGGCAATATCGGCGGTGCTACTGGCTAATCCTTTAGCCACGGGAATAGTGGATTCAAACGCAATGCAGATATTCTCGCTATATTGGGCAGGCTCGCCAAAATGCGCCAACACTTGCCTGACCATGTGACGCATACGCGGTCGTTCACGCCAGCTCGGTTCCCCTTCGGTAACTGAAACGGTGCTAAACCAGTTAATCGGGCAAGAGATAAGTTTTTCTCCGCCAAAAATCCACCCTTGGATCAGTTCACCGCAAGAGGCTGGGCAACGGGCTTCAGCCATGAGAAACAGCCTGTGGCCAGATGTGGTCTGGATGCCTGATATAACTGACGGATTGAATGCCGTTCTTATGCACTACTGGCCCCTTGGAACAAATAACTATTGCTGACAACATACTCAGATTGCCTGCAATAGTGGTTCATGACTGATATCAATTTGGTGGGCAGTAAAAGCCAGAACATCACTAAGATTGACGACATGACCAATCACTAACAGTGCGGGGGCATGTAATTTTTTACGTACAATTTCATCTTTTAGCGTGGTCAGTGTCCCTTTTGCTATCTCTTGCCGTTGCTGGCTGGCATACATCACGGCGGCGGCGGGGGTGTCGGGTGATTTACCTCCGTCGATTAGGCGTTGGCAGATCTCCTCTTGTCGCGTCATTCCCATTAATACGATTAACGTCCCATCCAGTTGGGCCAAAATATCCCAGTTTTGTGGTTCATTTCCCTGACACATATGCCCGGTGACCACATGAAAGCTGGAAGCGTAGTGCCGATGGGTCACGGGGATACCGGCATAGGCTAAACCGCCAATAGCTGAGCTGATACCTGGAATTATCTCAAAAGGGATCTCTTCATGGGCAAGTGCCTCGGCTTCTTCTCCACCTCGGCCAAATACATAAGGGTCGCCTCCTTTAAGACGAACAACATTTTTCCCCGCCAGGGCATGCTCGACCAAGATTTTATTGATCTGTTCTTGTGGGACTGGATGATGATTTGAGGTTTTCCCCACATTAATAATTTGGCAATGGGGTGGTGCTTGAGAAATTAACTCAAGATTAACCAGACGGTCATGCACAATAACTTGAGCTTCACGAATGGCTAGCAATCCTTTTACAGTGATTAGAGATGCATCCCCCGGTCCCGCCCCAACTAACAATACTTTTCCTTTACTCATTCGAGCAACCTTTATGGCCGATAAGATTTTTAATTTTATTAAAATTAATCACCAGAAATGCGTTATATAAAAACGGCATATGATTATTAAACTCCGCATCATTATTCATAAATATGAGATTATATATTTGACCTTGCTCCCAATATTTAATCATTTTATGGAATGATCTCTTTCAAATATTTCGCATTTGATGTTTGTTTTTATAACTATATGATTTTCATATTAAATTATGGTTTTATTTTATTTGTGTTAACGCTAAAGCATCAATATTTAAATGTGCAATGTCCTTCGTTATAGTTTTGGTTTATTCGCTTATTTTTTATCTTTAATATGATATTGCTATTGATAATCATGAGGGCTATCACAAAAATGACGGAGACCCATGTCTATCTAAATAGAAATGTGTATTTTAAAAATCAAAAAAAGAAGCGTCGCTATCAATATTTGAATATTAGTTGTGCCCAGGTACACAACTATTTAATCGGTGTTTTATGAAATAATGGGTGAGCTATAATGCGGTGTAAAATTCCTAAAACTGATTTATTAGTGACATTTGAAGCTGTTGCTCAATATGAAAGCTACACGCGAGCGGCAGAAAAGTTAGCGTTAACCCAAAGTGCTGTTTTCCGTCAAATTACAGCATTGGAGGAGCTACTTAATGTGTCATTATTCCACCATGTCCGTAAGCGAATTTTCCTCAATGATGCGGGTCGTTATTATCTTGGTTTAGTCAGAGATACATTGGAGCAACTGGAAAGAGATACGCAAAGCATTATGTCTTACCAGTCAACTCAGCAAGTGTTGGAGCTGGCGGTTACACCAACATTTAGCACACATTGGCTCATTCCAAATCTCAGTGACTTTCATGAGAAGCATCCTGAGATTGTTCTTAATTTAGTGGCGCTGACTACGCCTGCTGATTTTCTGAATTTGAAATACGATGCGGCAATTATGCGTGAGGATTTCTGTAGCCCGTGGGCTGAAAATGAGCACTTGTTTGAAGAAGAGCTAGTGCCTGTCTGCAGCCGGATGTTGTGGCAGGATGAGAAAAAAGTGATGCTTGCAGAGCAGTTGATGGATGAACTTACGTTGCTTCATCAAACAACTCGTTTAGATTCGTGGCATGACTGGTTTACATTATCAGGCGTTAATAGCCCTAAAGTACGAATGGGGCCACGTTTTGATCTTTTATCGATGCTGATTTCTGCTGTGCGCTCCAATCTTGGCATGGCGTTATTGCCCCGATTTGCTATTCACAAGGATTTGGAAAATGGTGATATGGTCATTCCATGTGATTTACCCATGAGCACCGGAAACCACTTTGTACTGACCTACAAAGAAGGTAAAAGAGGGTTGAGAAGCTTGCAAAAATTAAGTCGCTGGCTCCATGATAAATCTAAAGAGGAAGAGCTAAAAAGAGCATGGGTTAATTAATTTTTCAAAGCGACAGATAAAGAATTATATTTTATTTTTTAAAATAAAATATATGTTTTGAACGTAGGATTAAATTAATGTCGTGTTCTAAATTTACGATGATAATTGAGTTGTCGTATTTTTATGGCATATTACCATAGCGCAGCCATTTCTGGTTTGTGCCTATTTTTAATGGGTTATTACCTTGGTTTTTCTTTCTTTTTCGGCTGTGGAAATTGTTCTGGAGTTATTCACCAATACGCATTATGTGTTGCAGATAGAACAATTGCTTTTTATTTTACTCTATTAATAATAGCACGATGATACCAGCGACTTACTGAGGTTTTTTTATTCTTTGATTTTTTAAATACAAAGGGTCAGCGATATTTTCTTACTATTTCCCATTCAGCTAATCGAGTGAAAATAATGTATAAAAATGATTTTTTTTACCAAGATCTCTTCCCTCTGTCTGAGGACCGCACAGAATATTACTTGTTAACGGATAAGTATGTTTCCACTATCGAGGTTGATGGCAACGAAGTATTAAAAGTTGAATCTGAAGCGCTGACATTAGTCTCCCAGCAAGCGTTCCATGATGCCTCATTCTTCCTGCGCCCAGCACATCAGCAGCAAGTTTCTGCCATTTTGCATGATCCGCAAGCGAGCGAAAATGACAAATATGTCGCATTGCAATTATTGAGAAATTCGGAGATTTCAGCCAAAGGTATTTTGCCGAACTGCCAGGATACGGGCACATCCACCATTGTAGCGAAAAAAGGCCAACGGGTTTGGACTGATACTGATGATGCCGAAGCATTATCACGCGGCATCTATAACACCTTCCGCCAAGATAATCTGCGCTACTCACAAAATGCGGCGTTAGATATGTATAACGAAGTGAATACCGGTACCAATCTTCCTGGGCAAATTGATATTTTTGCTACCTCGGGTATGCAATATTCGTTCTTGTTTGTGAATAAGGGCGGCGGCTCCGCCAATAAAGCAGCGCTTTATCAGGAAACAAAAGCGGTGTTGGAACCGGCAAAACTCAAAGCCTTTTTAATTGAGAAAATGAAGAGCCTGGGAACGGCTGCTTGTCCTCCTTATCATATTGCTTTTGTTATAGGAGGTACCTCCGCAGAATTAACCTTGAAGACCGCTAAACTCGCCTCGACAAAATATTACGATAACTTACCTGGCGAGGGTAATGCGTTCGGTCAGGCTTTCCGTGATAAGGCGCTGGAAGAGGATCTGTTACAAGCTTCACGTGAATTTGGCTTGGGTGCTCAGTTTGGTGGCAAATATTTTGCACATGATGTTCGGGTTATTCGTTTGCCGCGTCATGGTGGCTCTTGCCCGATAGGGATGGCAATTTCATGTTCTTCTGATCGGAACATTAAAGCCAAAATTAATAAAGAGGGCATATGGCTGGAGAAATTAGAGCGCCACCCTGAGCGATATATTCCTGAAGATTTGCGGATTAATAACGAAGGGACGGTAGTTAACATTGATCTTAACCGCCCGATGGATGAAATTCGTCAACAGCTTTCACTTTACCCGGTATCCACCCGCGTATCACTCAATGGCCCGTTAATTGTTGCCCGCGATATTGTGCATGCCAAGCTGCAACAGCGTTTGGAACAGAACCAGCCATTACCTCAATACATGAAAGATCATCCCGTCTATTATGCTGGACCTGCAAAAAAACCGGATGAATTGGTATCCGGCTCGATGGGGCCAACGACTGGAGGGCGCATGGATCCTTATGTCGATCTGTTCCAATCCCAGGGGGGCAGCTTAATCATGTTGGCAAAAGGCAATCGTAGCCAGCAAGTCACCGAATCATGCCATAAGCACGGTGGTTTCTATTTGGGCAGTATCGGCGGTTCTGCGGCCATTCTGGCGCAGGAGTATATCGAAAGTCTGGAATGCCTTGAGTATCCCGAGCTGGGAATGGAAGCTGTGTGGAAGATGGAAGTCAGGAACTTTCCGGCGTTCATACTCGTTGATGACAAAGGCAATTCATTCTTTGATCAAATTCAAATCAAGGCCTGTGCCGGTTGTCAGAAATAACGTTGTGTTGAGGAAACCAC includes:
- a CDS encoding GHMP kinase is translated as MAEARCPASCGELIQGWIFGGEKLISCPINWFSTVSVTEGEPSWRERPRMRHMVRQVLAHFGEPAQYSENICIAFESTIPVAKGLASSTADIAATAIATSRLLGKSLSDESLAKLCVAVEPTDSTIFKDLTLFDHQTAQNHHPFTWRPDIDILLLESTQTLLTEEFHKRNRQPLLLKQAANLANAMQLFQQANDTQCHYRLGEATTLSAVASQSMLPKPEFHQLLDIVERSGIYGLNVAHSGSVIGLLFNHQRHDLDRLISTLHQPQIIKHYPHIHIVKMVVGGVR
- the cobA gene encoding uroporphyrinogen-III C-methyltransferase, which gives rise to MSKGKVLLVGAGPGDASLITVKGLLAIREAQVIVHDRLVNLELISQAPPHCQIINVGKTSNHHPVPQEQINKILVEHALAGKNVVRLKGGDPYVFGRGGEEAEALAHEEIPFEIIPGISSAIGGLAYAGIPVTHRHYASSFHVVTGHMCQGNEPQNWDILAQLDGTLIVLMGMTRQEEICQRLIDGGKSPDTPAAAVMYASQQRQEIAKGTLTTLKDEIVRKKLHAPALLVIGHVVNLSDVLAFTAHQIDISHEPLLQAI
- a CDS encoding LysR family transcriptional regulator; the protein is MRCKIPKTDLLVTFEAVAQYESYTRAAEKLALTQSAVFRQITALEELLNVSLFHHVRKRIFLNDAGRYYLGLVRDTLEQLERDTQSIMSYQSTQQVLELAVTPTFSTHWLIPNLSDFHEKHPEIVLNLVALTTPADFLNLKYDAAIMREDFCSPWAENEHLFEEELVPVCSRMLWQDEKKVMLAEQLMDELTLLHQTTRLDSWHDWFTLSGVNSPKVRMGPRFDLLSMLISAVRSNLGMALLPRFAIHKDLENGDMVIPCDLPMSTGNHFVLTYKEGKRGLRSLQKLSRWLHDKSKEEELKRAWVN
- a CDS encoding fumarate hydratase (catalyzes the formation of malate from fumerate), which codes for MYKNDFFYQDLFPLSEDRTEYYLLTDKYVSTIEVDGNEVLKVESEALTLVSQQAFHDASFFLRPAHQQQVSAILHDPQASENDKYVALQLLRNSEISAKGILPNCQDTGTSTIVAKKGQRVWTDTDDAEALSRGIYNTFRQDNLRYSQNAALDMYNEVNTGTNLPGQIDIFATSGMQYSFLFVNKGGGSANKAALYQETKAVLEPAKLKAFLIEKMKSLGTAACPPYHIAFVIGGTSAELTLKTAKLASTKYYDNLPGEGNAFGQAFRDKALEEDLLQASREFGLGAQFGGKYFAHDVRVIRLPRHGGSCPIGMAISCSSDRNIKAKINKEGIWLEKLERHPERYIPEDLRINNEGTVVNIDLNRPMDEIRQQLSLYPVSTRVSLNGPLIVARDIVHAKLQQRLEQNQPLPQYMKDHPVYYAGPAKKPDELVSGSMGPTTGGRMDPYVDLFQSQGGSLIMLAKGNRSQQVTESCHKHGGFYLGSIGGSAAILAQEYIESLECLEYPELGMEAVWKMEVRNFPAFILVDDKGNSFFDQIQIKACAGCQK